A part of Methanofollis sp. genomic DNA contains:
- a CDS encoding DUF5698 domain-containing protein: MDSLILDWVLLPLLILFARIPETVLKTLRQVYVGKGLTYPAAATGVGEMTVWLLSTGIVLTHLTSIACILAYIGGYAIGTVVGMNLEQRIKVGNVMVRIIVRDDADAVVTELREQGFGVTRVDGSGCCGSRVAVLFTIVPRSVLQDLLDTLKTCHPRDIFAIEDVRTVKEGVHLYHKPEQKGILAWFQR, translated from the coding sequence ATGGATAGCCTGATCCTTGACTGGGTGCTCCTGCCCCTGCTGATCCTCTTTGCCCGGATCCCGGAGACAGTCCTCAAGACCCTCCGTCAGGTCTATGTCGGAAAAGGCCTGACATACCCCGCGGCGGCGACCGGTGTCGGTGAGATGACGGTCTGGCTCCTCTCGACTGGGATTGTCCTCACCCACCTTACCAGCATCGCCTGTATCCTTGCCTATATTGGTGGCTATGCGATCGGCACTGTTGTCGGGATGAACCTCGAACAGAGGATCAAGGTGGGGAATGTCATGGTCCGGATCATCGTGCGAGACGACGCCGATGCCGTCGTCACCGAACTGCGGGAACAGGGTTTCGGCGTCACCCGCGTCGACGGTTCAGGCTGTTGTGGCTCACGTGTAGCGGTGCTCTTTACCATCGTCCCGCGCTCCGTACTCCAGGACCTTCTTGACACACTGAAAACCTGCCATCCCCGGGACATCTTTGCCATCGAAGATGTCAGGACTGTCAAGGAAGGCGTGCACCTCTATCATAAACCAGAACAGAAGGGTATTCTTGCGTGGTTCCAGCGGTGA